The window CGACGACTGCAGCGTGGAGGCAGGTTTCTCctgtaaataagaaaaagaggaaCGTTCAACGCTGTGCTAAACTTCGTATAAACTTCGTATACGCTGTACGTATAAACTTCTCTCGATTCAGGATCGAGTGTGGTTCGAAGTTGGAATTATATGGATTTCTAAATTTCACCATCGtaatggtgaaatttcacgattGCTGAAACGTTACACGTGTAACGTATATATAAGTAAGATTTAACGCGAATGAAACTGTTCTCGGTTTATGGTATCCGAGATAAGATTTCTCGGAGACGGATGGCGCCGCGGGATTCTGCTTTATTATTACAAACAAAAGCCAATGTTTAAAAAACGTTACAAACGGTTAATCCCTATGATCATTGCACACACGTAGAGTCCAGAAACGGTGTGGACATGCGGTTCAGCGTTTATATCATCATCGGTGTACCTACTTTGCTTTTCCAAGAAATAAGAATGATAAGTAAACCAAATGAAAACTGAACGACAGTTATAGCAATTGTGAAGATCGGTGCACTTCCGAGAAGTGATGGTGATTTTTATTCGGTCGAGAAAAGCCTTTCCTGACTGACTCACGAGTGACATCTTTTTCCCCcacctgttttttttttttttttaatttctgtgACCTTTGGATTCCGGACTTTTTGGTTGTTTTAGTTGGATCGTTTCTCCGCGGGATAAACTCCATGTGTGTATACACCATACGTACAACGATACCACGAGAAAAACTCATCGCATTCGCGTATTTCTTTTCAACCGCAAACCGAAGTGCTCACGTCACTCAACTATTTCGAAACAATCGCACGGGTTTGTTGAATCATCTTCTTTTACAACACGAACTGCAGGGTCATAGTCCCTAAAAATGCGTCGGTTCGAAACGTGCGACACGTATGCAAAGAAGTTGattagaagagaaaaaatgccGCTGCGTCACGCGGACACGTACGGAATATCAGCAAAACCGCGTCACTAGTAACGCTTACACGCGTGCATGTGCAATTAAATTCTTACTCCTCGAATCGTTgcgcgatattgtttttcttctatcTACACGGGCGTTAACAATTCTCGTCTATGAGACAGCGGTAAGTTGACATCGCCCATTCCATGCACATGACAAACACAAATTACGTAGCTCCGCTTCTGAAGCTTGAGGAAAAACCGCGATCATAATACCGTCTAGTCGGTATCGTGCAGCGGTGCACACAACGATTAGGCATCCATGATAAGTAGGCAGTAACGAATTCGTACAACAGAACAAAGTCGCGCGGGGTTTCTCTCCAAGAGTTACTTCACAGCCAATCATTCTCTCTTTTGTATCTCGATCGTTGCATAACCGAAAAGCGAGGGCCGTGTTTGGTCGTTTTTCGAAAGTGGGCCGCCCCGAGGACGAGGCCTTCCGTTCGCGTATTTGCACCGAGTTGGCAGAGGCGAGCGTGTAGCGTTTCTATTGTTGGATGGATCGCGAAAAACAATGTCAGGTGAAGGACGCGAGCGTCGAATTGTCCGTACGCCTCTGTGCGATGTGTAAATTGCAATTGGCGAATCAGGAATTAGAGTCACCGCGGGTATTTCTCGGTTGGCAAATCCTTCCGCGGCGCCTTGACCGGACGAGAATAGGGCCGGTGATTATCTGGGTCGCCAATTTGCACCTACCTCTTgaatagaaacaaaatttatcgcCAATCACGCTTCGCCTAATACCCGTATGAAAAAGTaccattatttttaaacaacagAACGCGGGAGACGCCGAGGTAAATCCGTTCGAACGTGTTCGAAAAGCCAGGAATTGAGAGGTGGCCAAGTCACATGCCTGAGCAGGATATAGATAGAACTAGGAAGCTGCCGTGAGTCAGCTCCGTGGTATAAGCTCCAACGGGATGCCGCGAGTTGAACTATCCTTGTCCCGATCAAAGCCTGCGGGCTAAACTTAACCGGCTCGCGATGAGTTTGCCACCAACAGCGGCGTAGCTGCCCtacataaaatttcatttttaaacaacCGTTTTATCATACCGAGACGGTTGTCTTTCGTATTTTAAACCGTCGACAGATATTTCGGAAAAGTCGTGTCTTCACCTGGGATTAGAAATAGGCTTTTCACAACACGGGACGACGATCGATGCGGGATTGCAAAATCCTCCCGGGAAACTCCGAGCTGCCTTGAGATCGATCCTCCGTTCCCGTTATCAGGCCGCggaacgtttttatttttttttttttttttttcaattttattagcAAATCGTTACAGGGATCCCTCAAGTTTGTCGCCACTGTGGGGTTTCCCGAGTCGAGAACGCAGCGGTGCGCAAATAGCCTGGCAGGTATTCCTGAATGTCAAACACATCTGCTTCTGCTTCGACTTGAGGTCAGAATTAAACGAGGGGGGTGggcggggggaggggagggggagagatATCGGTGATGCAACAAATCCCGGAGAAGAGGATGGCCGATTAAATTCCTAACCGGATACGCTTCCTGCCTTTTACAGGTGCAACAATCGGTCGGCGAAGCGAGAAAAAGAGACCGACGCCGATGCCGGAGCAAATCTGCGATCAACACAATTACCGATTTCGTTTTGACGGAATAAATCAGACACGACGGTCACGCCGCTTCATCGCGGTTCCGCGATTCGCGTCGTCCAAGTGCCCGCGTATCAAAGTGCCAAGACATTGcgatttgcaaaaatttatcagCTGTTCCCTCACGGGATTTGACGGAATCGAGAAAAGAATAGCGAAGCTTCGGTTTACTGACCTTCGTAATTCCGCTGCTCGAGGTCCTGAGGGATCGCTGGCGCCTGCCTTTCGGGCGTCAGGTACATCCTTTCGCAGGACGATATCGGCTCGGTCAGCGCCCTGGCGCAGGCCAAGTCCCCGGATGCTGCGGCGAGATGGAGCGCCGTGTTTCCGTCTGAATTTCTGAGGCTCGGATCGGCTCCCGCCAAAATTAGTCGCCTCACTATGCTCGGCTGGTGGGTGTAAACAGCGAGGTGCAACGGCGCCTGGCGCTTGCTGTTCAAGCAGTCGAAGAGCGAGGGATGAGGCGACATTCTTATCAGGCTCATTGCGACCTCGTGGAAACCCTGGACGATGGCGATGTGTAGCTgtctgttgaaaaaattattttcatttacttaaGGCTCTTTGTTCGATGCCGAGCGAGACGACGTTTCTGATATGGATTTGAAGGATCGTTTGCTTCTAACGTCATCAATCGTCGATGATAACACACGGCGCAAGGCGGGCTGTGGTTGACTGGATGTTTGATAACTGTGTTAGCTATTTTTACCACACCCGTAGTTCACTGATCTGGCCTCGGGGATGACGGCGAAGGATGATAGAGCTAATCTTAAATGCCGAACTATAGGATCTATAATCAGCGAGTCAAGTATTGGAATTCAGATATCGAACCACCGGTTGATACAGAGATCTGTGGATGGTATTTTTGACCGCCGCCACTTGGGTTATGACCAGTTTGTTCGTTATTAACACATCGAGGGTTGACGAATTACTCATGGGTTTGACCAGGAATCCTTTTTAATCGtttccttctttattttttcaaatactcaTAGTCgtgaaaatgtttgttttacTCGGAACTGCGGTCATTTGTCAAGAGATATTGAAAGTTGAggcaaaaaactttctcaACCAGGACATTGGTTGCATATTAGCGTTCAAAAAAGTTTACCGCTACTTAATCTGTGGTTTTCTATTGACGTGGGTTGAAAATTTGCCACCGCAATTATACATTTCTGACTATTAATTAATCCGGCATGCGACGTTGGCGTGTATAAGAAAAGGGAAATGAATACACTATACAATTGTGCAATTTAGCTATCAGAAATGCTTTCCTGGAAATGCAATGGACAAATTGAGCTTGAATTTTCCCTTTTGTCGTTCAAAAATGTTCAATCTTCGATCCCGAACGTTAAACACGCCTCGAAAAATGACCAATATACCCGATCTCCGTACTAAATTCGTGAGTAGATCCCAGCCCGCGGATACATCATGCCTCAGCTATTTCGAGATGACCTTCGAAACTGAGAAACAActttgaattgaatatttccGTCCAAAATTACGGTCACTATACGCTCGGGTCCCATGCGGAAGAATGGAATCCGCTACGCTGGCTGAAGATCGTTTTATAAATGATCCATTACGATGGTATCCTCGTTTCAAGAACAAACTACAAATCACTCGAGGAATTCCGGGATCATAAAGTAGCATGCGCATCTGTTTCCTCTACCAGGTTAAAAAGCATTAtgggaatgaaattttcaacaccgaGAAAGGCCAACGTATCGAACAAACAACTGttcgaaaaacaaaaggaatGTCTCAAGGTGATCGGACGATCCGCTTCGAAGTGATCCTTATGAGATCATTACCGTAGGTAGTAATGTTTTTCATGACTCACACGACGCGCATAACGATCACTAAGCATGTAGGCAGTGGTAGACTTTTTGTACACAACGCGGTCTTAGCACGtccaaaatatataatatcgtAACAGGCAAATAGCTCGTTAAGAAATGATCAAAGTCaaacaggaaaaaaagaaaaagaaaagaggacAAGCAAGGATTCGAATGATCGATGCGGTCTTTTGACGATGACGAATCAGCGGGAGTTGGAGTACCAATCGATTAAGACTTACGTGTCGCCATCCTCGTCCTGCGAGTAGTAGAGCTTCCAAAGCTGCTGGGCTTGTTCAAGGTAGGAGTCTTCGTCAACTGGCGAAGAATGATGCGAAAATCTGCGACCGGTAACCGGGGCCAATTCGTCGGTTGGTTCGGCCTGAACCTTTCCTCTGAGGTGGTTTATCGTCACGTGTGTCAAGGTGAGTTGGCTGAGGGTATCGCTCAGACCAGCCTCGACGATCCCGCTGTCGACTCTCATGTCTACGTCGGGCTGGATCTTCCAGGACGAGACCTCGGAGTGTTCCCGATCGGCGTGGAGCCTGAGATCGGCAGGTTGTTCCTGCTCCGATTGCAGGACGGTGATGTTCTGGCCCGACAAGAACCCCGAATCGATCTGGACCCCGGGGTcatctgaaaagtttttcttcgATTGGTTCGTCATCCGTGATTGCAGCATCGTCTGGCTGTTTCTGAACCTCGGCGTATAACGATAAGTTAACGCGACTAACGACGACGTTTGCGGCCGCGAGATATGTCAATGACGCACTTCAACTTTgatgtacgtataacgtaccGTAAATTACGATTATAATTCCGAACTGTCAGCTAAGCGGCACTTTCCAACTGTTTTCTgacgtttctttcttttttttttttttttttatttacagcAATTGCGATACCGTTCACTGTGTAACAGCTGTTGTTTAACCAGATCTGGCTTTTCGGCAATTAGtttaattgtatataattaccGCGCAAATAGTCGCAGAGCTCTGACAGGCGGTGTTCACTTTCACGATTGCAGAAGGCGACTGTAGTTTGCCGTTTTCGGAATAACTCGGAGCTCGAATTTCCCCATTTCGCAACGTGTCCGCACTAAGTGTACGCGTTATCTCCTTATCGTCCGACCGTTTGCGCGAGTCACACAATCAGTTGCGGAACTTTTGATGTTCGGTATGTTTGCACGGTTTAGTGCTTGTCAATTTCCTCTATTAGCACCGAACTACGGTTTGCGAAAGTCGCTTGGTGCACGATTCAGCGAGTCCGTGAACACGCTGATAACGAAGTGGCTTTTCAAACCGACTCCGCTTCCTCGATTCGTTCCAACGCAACTGACGTTTGAAAACGTACTGACCGAAGTTGTAAACACGAGCGAGGAACTCGCCTCGAGCGTTTCTCCCCTCTAGGCAGCTGCCAAATGAAACGGGAAAACCATTCCTGAGTGCCAAGTCGGTATAATCCTCGACTTTCAAGGCTCGTCGATGCACGGACATACATTCACATCGACATGCGACATGCTTGTCTGCTGTGTCTGTGTCCCTCCCGGTGTGTTAGCTCCGTATGTTACGTCACACGCTGCACTGCAATTGACCCGCGGACGTGAGACAGATGTTATTTTCCCACGGCTTTTCTTTCGGGAAATCTGCACGGTAGAAACGCGTCAAGCTCACCTTACGTCTCGCGCTCTCTTCCGAGACCTCATCGAGCTCGTTAGTGTTAGCCGGATTGGTGCGTAGAAACGACCCCGATTGAAATGGATTTAAATACGTGTACGAAGGTCGTTAAAACTTGATTACACTGTGTTGAACGCGTGGAGATTCATAATCCATGTATACCTAGATAAATATCTGCGTTCGTAAAAGAGGAAAGAATTCCTTCGGTTTGTATCGCGTTTATAAACGCAAGCTGTTCGCAATCAGCTTTCACCATCGGATaacattcaaaaatttctaaacacCAAGCGGTTAACTTCAAGCGAATTAACGATTGCGCCACCCGATATGGGTGTCAGTGCCCAATTAAGGTGCAGCGGaaaactctctctctcgcactgCCTCTTTTCAATAGTCCATTTTAAAAATACCCAGCCATTGTTTATGGCCGGAGTTTTGCACGAATAGCTGTGCACTTAACAGTGGGGACGTAATGACGAACGCAGATAATTCGGGTGCTAAACGATGAGTGAAAAGCTTACGTAGATCTCACCGCTTTGTACCAAGTCTCGTGATCAAAGTTTATTCAACATTCAAAGTCCGTTCAAGATACGCAAATGCTTGCTGCAAATACCGGTACAGAAGATGATCGAcgttataattaaaaaactgttttcttCACAGTTCGCAGGAAAATTAAAACGCCGAGCATCTCGGTTCTCCGAGGTGAGAAATATGATTTAAGACATTTCTACACTGCAGATATACTTGCAGGGTTATTCCGTTTGCTAAGCTAATCTTTGTCTCGCTGTCGAAACACAACAATGAAGAATTCTCCATACCCAGACAATGATTCGAGATCACTGCAGCGATACTTTGGTATCCTGTGAATTGAAACTGCTACAACGGGTACCGCTGTACGACACAAAGCTGATAACCAATACAGATTATAATTTTCCGCATGATTAACCGCTGCAACATGGAGCAATATTTCCGACGATGTAAAAGGTACGTGCTTCGTGTCTGTAATGTATTTTGAGAGTGAATTGTAGTGATACGTCTAGAGTCCTAGTCATCCGACTGGACTTCTTTATTCTCAACAATTTGCAAATAGGATGAGTACCATGATCTTTAGGGGTgatggggggggggaaggggggCTACGCGATTTCTCCAAATTAAATTCCCCCCCCTCTTCGTTCTCAGATAAACAATTCACGCCGAGGTCTTGGGTCTATAATCTCGGAAATACCGGGCGAGAATAATACCTGGGCAAACACAGTACCCGCCTATCtatatcgttattattgtACAAGGCAAAAGATACGACCGGTGCGGACATGCCGCTGCAGTATAAGTTGACGTTATATCGTACCTAAATGCTTATCTCCACACCGTTGGACAAGGCGGCTGGTTCGTTACTAGTGCGCTAAATATACTGGTAGAACAAATTGAACGaaaacaaagtttcaaaataacCATGTTAAATTGAAGACGACAGGCTCAGAGCTTAAACGCGATTGTAAGATGATTGGATGGAAGGCTGTGAGTCTTGCGTTATTCCGGGATATACCTGTATAATGACCGGGGAAAAATTTCGCAAGTTATACGCCATCTTCTTGGCAAGGGTACAGCGAACAGCCATCGTCAACCTTGTTTTTATTCTCCCGGTATACAACTCGAGCTTTTTACACACTTGATTAGTCATTTTATTTGAGGCTAGTGCGTTCTTTTCATTCCTCCTCGGGGGACTTCTCAAACGGttgcttcaaattttcagctACCTGGCAATATATGCTCATTCCTTGTCCGCTGTATTATGCAAGCCGCAGAGCTTTAGCTATAACTACGACGGCTTGCGAaccgattttgatttttgcgcTATGAGAATATCGATGCGAATGATTGCTCTGATCAACCGAAGTTAATTGAACACAGCCCACATTTGTGCGAAGGACACGTGCTAAATGGGAAAGTTTTGTTCGTGCAATTTACACGTGAAAACTTCACACTTACGTATTGCCCGGCGGGACTTGCGTAACGTGAATAACCGATGATAGTTCGATGGTCATTCGCGAACCACGGCTCCATTTATTCGCATTCATTGATCGGATTGAGGAAATAATTGAGGGCCTGATCTAcccgataaaaaatttcttgcgaAGTTACTGCAGGGCGATAGAAATCCGAAAACCCAAATAACGAGCTTAAAAATAGTTTCACGCGTTTGGGACTCAGTTATACTACGTAGATAGATTTTCAGGAGCCCGAAACTAGTATACGCTCCGCTCATAAATAGTTTCGCTCGTGTGATACTAGCAGCTCGTAAATTACGCGGACAGAGATGAATATCCTGTATAACTCAACGCATCGGTGTCAAGAACTTGTATGAATTTGTCAGTTGTAATTCATTAAcgattaattatatttcactcTGATGCGTGCGCGCACAGATATTCGCATGTTGCAACGACGTTTTTGGAGAAACGTCTGATTTTCTCATCCTTGATCGATGC is drawn from Neodiprion fabricii isolate iyNeoFabr1 chromosome 3, iyNeoFabr1.1, whole genome shotgun sequence and contains these coding sequences:
- the LOC124178466 gene encoding NF-kappa-B inhibitor cactus-like, giving the protein MRVDSGIVEAGLSDTLSQLTLTHVTINHLRGKVQAEPTDELAPVTGRRFSHHSSPVDEDSYLEQAQQLWKLYYSQDEDGDTQLHIAIVQGFHEVAMSLIRMSPHPSLFDCLNSKRQAPLHLAVYTHQPSIVRRLILAGADPSLRNSDGNTALHLAAASGDLACARALTEPISSCERMYLTPERQAPAIPQDLEQRNYEGETCLHAAVVAGNTEVVRLLISVGADLEAKERLGGRTALHLAIECRRKGVTSLLLQECNPQLDALTYGGVTAYEIAAAWDTQLAKELGRRLGATSSRTADFKNNDKLAKIPQLWQSVGLRA